The window AATCGATCGATCTTCCTTTGATTCTTCTCGAGATCCACTCGAACGATTTTACTTGAACCTCGTTTAGGGCCATCGGACTATTCCATGTTTTGTTGTTGAAAATCTTTTGGTTTCGGTTTTTCCAAATAAGATACCCACTTACACATTCTACCGCTTGCCATGCTTTTTCTTGAAGTGGCGATAACCTATGAGATGATCTTCCAAGAAAGGCTTCACTAATGCTTAGATTAGACACATTAGTGAATCCCCACCAATTATAGACTTTCTTCCACACTTCCATTGCATTTTGGCACAAGATCAACGAATGTTCCACCGACTCGATATCGTTGTTACATAAAGGGCAAAGTATCGAATCGAGGTCCATAACACGAACAGCTAATCTTCTTAATCTCGCTCTCCAAGTGAAGACCTCTATCTTTTTTGGAATCAAGTTGTTACATTGTGTCTCGATATGTAAAGTGTTACCCGCAAATATCTTCTCCTCGATCAGGTCAGTTAAAGCTTTGGTTGTAAATCTTCCACTCGACGTCATGTTCCAACTCCACGAGTCACCATCTATGTTTCTAAAAACAAAAGAATTAATCATGTTAGATAGGTTTTCGAGCTCTCCCAATGCTCGACCCAAAGGGCTTCTGGTCCAGCACCAAGATCCCGAGCAGATGTCCCCAATCTTTACAATTCTATCTTGCACTGTCGCATCATTTTTCTCTTCTAACTGATACATCCATTTGAACTTGTTTCTGAGACATTCGTCACCGATCCAAACCTCGTTCCAAAAGGATGTCGTTGCTCCGTTTCCTGCTGTTTTGACAAAAGAAGTGTTGAAAGGAAGACCAATGGAGTCTAGCCGTTTACCTGCATCAATAACAAACTTCCAAGTGCCTCGGTTAGAAGAAAGGCGATGGGGGGAATCAGTTTCAAACCCTCCATTTGGGCCGTATAAGCTTTTGATAATTTTAGCCCAAATTGAGTTTGATTCGTTGTGAACCGCCACCTCCATTTCCCTAGTAAGGcctgttagtgcatattttgtaatccctagttccatgaactttaatgttttatttaaatcatgttgtaacctgtaattttgttaaacgttgattgtcgatttGTTTTTAAATGTAATATGTAAtgttactcgacagtcggccgactgacatagtcagtcgaccgactgtcatccacagtcgaccgacataggaactgaggtataTTTAAGCCAAGTTAATCTCCACTAATTTGGTTAATCACTCTGCATATTTTCATACACACAAACAGTTCCATGTCGggtctctctcaatcttcatgtccaaataccacagaatgtcagtctaggctttcgtgtttatcaagatctaatcttggtttgacttgtacgaacccgaaaacccatagatattcgtttaagctcgttctagtgttattccgcctctagatcgtgttaggttgattctaagatcctctcccagcgtctacaaagtggtatctgaaatgtcccgttcttattgattaaaaacgttccatattaattgatttcgttgcgaggttttgacctctatatgagacgtttttcaaagactgcattcatttttaaaacaaaccataacctttatttcataaataaaggtttaaaagctttacgtagattatcaaataatgataatctaaaatatcctgtttacacacgaccattacataatggtttacaatacaaatatgttacatcgaaatcagtttcttgaatgcagtttttacacaatatcatacaaacatggactccaaatcttgtctttattttagtatgcaacagcggaagctcttagtattcacctgagaataaacatgctttaaacgtcaacaaaaatgttggtgagttataggtttaacctatatgtatcaaatcgtaacaatagaccacaagatttcatatttcaatacacatcccatacatagagataaaaatcattcatatggtgaacacctggtaaccgacattaacaagatgcatatatataagaatatccccatcattccgggacacccttcggatatgatataaatttcgaagtactaaagcatccggtactttggatggggcttgttgggcccgatagatctatctttaggattcgcgtcaattagggtgtctgttccctaattcttagattaccagacttaataaaaaggggcatattcgatttcgataattcaaccatagaatgtagtttcacgtacttgtgtctattttgtaaatcatttataaaacctgcatgtattctcatcccaaaaatattagattttaaaagtgggactataactcactttcacagatttttacttcgtcgggaagtaagacttggccactggttgattcacgaacctataacaatatatacatatatatcaaagtatgtttaaaatatatttacaacacttttaatatattttgatgttttaagtttattaagtcagctgtcctcgttagtaacctacaactagttgtccacagctagatgtacagaaataaatcgataaatattatcttgaatcaatccacgaaccagtgtatacgtatctcagtattgatcacaactcaaactatatatattttggaatcaacctcaaccctgtatagctaactccaacattcacatatagagtgtctatggttgttccgaaatatatatagatgtgtcgacatgataggtcgaaacattgtatacgtgtctatggtatctcaagattacataatatacaatacaagttgattaagttatggttggaatagatttgttaccaattttcacgtagctaaaatgagaaaaattatccaatcttgttttacccataacttcttcattttaaatccgttttgagtgaatcaaattgctatggtttcatattgaactctattttatgaatctaaacagaaaagtataggtttatagtcggaaaaataagttacaagtcgtttttgtaaagatagtcatttcagtcgaaagaacgacgtctagatgaccattttagaaaacatacttccactttgagtttaaccataatttttggatatagtttcatgttcataataaaaatcattttctaagaataacaacttttaaatcaaagtttatcatagtttttaattaactaacccaaaacagcccgcggtgttactacgacggcgtaaatccggttttacggtgtttttcgtgtttccaggttttaaatcattaagttagcatatcatatagatatagaatatgtgtgtagttaattttaaaagtcaagttagaaggattaacttttgtttgcgaacaagtttagaattaactaaactatgttctagtgattacgagtttaaaccttcgaataagatagttttatatatatgaatcaaatgatgttatgaacataattactacctcaagtttagtaggtaaacctactggaagtgacaagaaatgatctagcttcaaaggatcttggatggcttgaaagttcttgaagtaggatcatgacacaaaaacaagttcaagtaagatttttactcgaattaagatagtttatagttatagaaattgaatcaaagtttgaatatgaatattaccttgaataagaaagataacctactgtatataacaaaggtttcttgatcttagatgattacttggaatggattagaaagcttggaagtaaattagtaaacttgaagggatttttgaagtgttcttgaagtgttcttcctatgatgattatagcttgattcttgaagtgatttttgatgaagatgatgattaactactggaaaaatacgttcataatagtgtgtgtgtgtgttgagagagaattagaaagagaattggaagtgaaatagagtgaatgatgagtggtaattggtgagtggggttaaaaggagttctagttagttgactagctcatggtagaagttaaaattgattagtcatacatgacataatcaagagtggaatcccatgctagttcctattggtatatactcatagtaagtacgttttgaagctgtgtataatacgggtaagaatacgactagaattcttgatgaaagaaaagaatggaaaagtaactgtaaccatttttgttaagtatgagtgttttgatatatgtcttgaagtcttccaaaagtattttaatacatctaaatacactacatgtatatacattttaactgagtcgttaagtcatcgttagtcgttacatgtaagtgttgttttgaaacctttaagttaacgatctcaattaatgttgttaacccattgtttattatatctaatgagatgttaaattattatattatcatgatattatgatatattaatatatcttaatatgatatatatacatttaaatgtcgttacaacgataatcgttacatatatgtctcgtttcgaaatccttaagttagtagtcttgtttatatgtatataactcattgttaatatacttatggagatacttacttatcataatctcatgttaaccatatgtatatccatatatatatatcgtcatgtcatttttacaagttttaacgttcgtgaatcgccggtcaacttgggtggtcaattgtctatatgaaacatatttcaattaatcaagtcttaacaagtttgattgcttaacatgttggaaacatttaatcatgtaaatatcaatctcaattaatatatataaacatggaaaagttcgggtcactacagtacctacccgttaaataaatttcgtcccgaaattttaagctgttgaaggtgttgacgaatcttctgaaaatagatgcgggtatttcttcttcatctgatcttcatgctcccaggtgaactcgggtcctctacgagaattccatcaaaccttaacaattggtatcttgttttgcttaagtcttttaacctcacgatccattatttcgacgggttcttcgatgaattggagtttttcgttgatttggatttcatctaacggaatagtgaaatcttctttagcaaaacatttcttcaaatttgagacgtggaaagcgttatgtacagccgcgagttgttgaggtaactcaagtcggtaagctactggtccgacacgatcaataatcttgaatggtccaatataccttggatttaatttccctcgtttaccaaatcgaacaacgcctttccaaggtgtaactttaagcatgaccatctcttcaatttcaaattctatatcttttcttttaatgtcagcgtagctcttttgtcgactttgggcggttttcaaccgttgttgaatttggatgatcttctcggtagtttcttgtataatctccggacccgtaatctgtctatcccccacttcactccaacaaatcggagacctgcactttctaccataaagtgcttcaaacggcgccatctcaatgcttgaatggtagctgttgttgtaggaaaattctgctaacggtagatgtcgatcccaactgtttccgaaatcaataacacatgctcgtagcatgtcttcaagcgtttgtattgtcctttcgctctgaccatcagtttgtggatgataggcagtactcatgtctagacgagttcctaatgcttgctgtaatgtctgccagaatcttgaaataaatctgccatccctatcagagataatagagattggtattccatgtctggagacgacttccttcaaatacagtcgtgctaacttctccatcttgtcatcttctcttattggcaggaaatgtgctgatttggtgagacgatcaactattacccaaatagtatcaaaaccacttgcagtccttggcaatttagtgatgaattccatggtaatgttttcccatttccattccgggatttcgggttgttggtagacctgatggtttctgatgctcagttttgaccttagaacgcgtcaaacattctcctacgtatttagcaacatcggctttcatacccggccaccaaaaatgtttcttgagatccttgtacatcttccccgttccaggatgtattgagtatctggttttatgagcttctctaagtaccatttctctcatatctccaaattttggtacccaaatcctttcagccctataccgggttccgtcttcccgagtattaagatgcttctccgatcctttgggtatttcatcctttaaatttccctcttttaaaactccttgttgcgcctcctttatttgagtagtaaggttattatgaatcattatattcatagattttactcgaatgggttctctgtccttcctgctcaaggcatcggctaccacatttgccttccccgggtggtaacgaatctcaaagtcgtaatcattcaataattcaatccacctacgctgcctcatattcagttgtttctgattaaatatgtgttgaagacttttgtggtcggtatatataatacttttgaccccatataagtagtgcctccaagtctttaatgcaaaaataaccgcgcctaattccaaatcatgcgtcgtataattttgttcgtgaatcttcaattgtctagacgcataagcaatcaccttcgttcattgcattaatacacaaccgagaccttgctttgatgcgtcacaataaatcacaaaatcatcattcccttcaggtaatgacaatataggtgccatagttagctttttcttcaataactgaaacgctttctcttgttcatcattccattcaaatttcttccctttatgcgttaatgcagtcaagggttttgctattctggaaaagtcttggatgaaccttctgtagtaaccagctagtcctaaaaactggcgtatgtgtttcggagttttcggggtttcccacttttcaacagtttctatctttgccggatccaccttaataccttctttgttcattatgtgaccgaggaattgaacttcttccaaccaaaatgcacactttgaaaacttagcgtacaattcttccttcctcaatacttctaacacctttctcaaatgttcaccgtgttcttggtcattctttgagtaaataagtatgtcatcaatgaaaacaatgacaaacttgtcaaggtatagtccacacactcggttcataaggtccatgaacacagctagtgcattagttaaaccaaacggcatgaccataaacttgtaatgaccgtaacgtgttctgaaagcagtctttggaatatcatcttctttcacccgcatttgatgatacccggaacgtaagtcaatctttgaataaacagacgagccttgtagttgatcaaataagtcgtcgattctcggtagtgggtagcggttcttgatggtaagtttgttcaactctcggtagtcgatacacaacctgaatgtaccatctttcttcttgacaaacaaaacaggagctccccacggtgatgtgcttggtccaatgaaaccacgctctaaaagttcttgtaattggctttgcagttctttcatctcgctgggtgcgagtctgtaaggagcatgagctattggtgcagctcctggtacaagatctatttgaaattcaacagatcgttgtgggggtaatcccggtaattctttcagaaatacatcgggaaattcttttgcaatgggaacatcattgatgctcttttcttcagtttgtactttctcgacgtgtgctagaacagcatagcaaccttttcttattagtttttgtgccttccaattactaataatatgtagcttcgtgttgcccttttctccgtacaccattaagggttttcctttttctaatataatgcgaattgcatttttgtaacaaatgatctatgctttcacttctttcaaccagtccataccgattatcacatcaaaactccctaactctactggtatcaaatcaatcttaaatgtttcgctaaccagtttaatttctcgattccgacatatattatctgctgaaattaatttaccatttgctaattcgagtaaaaatttactatccaaaggcgtcaatggacaacttaatttagcacaaaaatctctactcatatagcttctatccgcacccgaatcaaataaaacgtaagcagatttattgtcaataagaaacgtacccgtaacatgtagtgacccgaacttttccatgtttatatatattaattgagattgatatttacctgattaaatatttccaacatgttaagcaatcaaacttgttaagacttgattaattgaaatatgtttcatatagacaattgaccacccaagttgaccggcgattcacgaacgttaaaacttgtaaaaatgacatgacgatatatatatggatatacatatggttaacatgagattatgataagtaagtatctccataagtatattaacaatgagttatatacatataaacaagactactaacttaaggatttcgaaacgagacatatatgtaacgattatcgttgtaacgacatttaaatgtatatatatcatattaagatatattaatatatcataatatcatgataatataataatttaacatctcattagatataataaacaatgggttaacaacattaattgagatcgttaacttaaaggtttcaaaacaacacttacatgtaacgactaacgatgacttaacgaatcagttaaaatgtatatacatgtagtgttttaatatgtatttataaacttttgaaagacttaaatagacttatcaaaatacttctacttaataaaaatgcttacaattacatcctcgttcagtttcatcaacaattctactcgtatgcacccgtattcgtactcgtacaatacacagcttttagatgtatgtactattggtatatacactccaatgatcagctcttagcagcccatgtgagtcacctaacacatgtgggaaccatcatttggcaactagcatgaaatatctcataaaattacaaaaatatgagtaatcattcatgacttatttacatgaaaacaaaattacatatcctttatatctaatccatacaccaacgaccaaaaacacctacaaacactttcattctttaattttcttcatctaattgatctctctcaaattctatcttcaagttctaagtgttcttcataaattctacaagttctagttacataaaatcaagaatactttcaagtttgctagctcacttccaatctcgtaaggtgatcatccaacctcaagaaatctttgtttcttatagtaggttatcattctaatacaaggtaataatcatattcaaactttggttcaatttctataactataacaatcttatttcaagtgatgatcttacttgaacttgttttcgtgtcatgattctgcttcaagaacttcgagccatccaaggatccgttgaagctagatccatttttctcttttcaggtagatttatccaaggaacttaaggtagtaatgatgttcataacatcattcgattcatacatataaagctatcttattcgaaggtttaaacttgtaatcactagaacatagtttagttaattctaaacttgttcgcaaacaaaagttaatccttctaacttgacttttaaaatcaactaaacacatgttatatatctatattatatgctaacttaatgatttaaaacctggaaacacgaaaaagaccgtaaaaccggatttaagccgtcgtagtaacaccgcgggctgttttgggttagttaattaaaaactatgataaactttgatttaaaagttgttattctgagaaaatgatttttattatgaacatgaaactatatccaaaaattatggttaaactcaaagtggaagtatgttttctaaaatggtcatctagacgtcgttctttcgactgaaatgactacctttacaaaaatgacttgtaacttatttttccgactataaacctatactttttctgtttagattcataaaatagatttcaatatgaaatcatagcaatttgattcactcaaaatggatttaaaatgaagaagttatgggcaaaacaagattggataatttttctcattttagctacgtgaaaattggtaacaaatctattccaaccataacttaatcaacttgtattgtatattatgtaatcttgagataccatagacacgtatataatgttttgacctatcatgtcgacacatctatatatatttcggaacaaccatagacactctatatgtgaatgttggagttagctatacagggttgaggttgattccaaaatatgtatagtttgagttgtgatctatactgagatacgtatacactgggtcgtggattgattcaagataatatttatcgatttatttctgtatatctaactgtggacaactagttgtaggttactaacgaggacagctgacttaataaacttaaaacatcaaaatatattaaaagtgttgtaaatatattttgaacatactttgatatatatgtatatattgttataggttcgtgaatcaaccagtggccaagtcttacttcccgacgaagtaaaaatctgtgaaagtgagttatagtcccacttttaaaatctactatttttgggatgagaatacatgcaggttttataaatgatttacaaaatagacacaagtacgtgaaactacattctatggttgaattatcgaaatcgaatatgcccctttttattaagtctggtaatctaagaattagggaacagacaccctaattgacgcgaatcctaaagatagatctattgggcctaacaaaccccatccaaagtaccggatgctttagtacttcgaaatttatatcatatccgaagggtgtcccggaatgatggggatattcttatatatgcatcttgttaatgtcggttaccaggtgttcaccatatgaatgatttttatctctatgtatgggatgtgtattgaaatatgaaatcttgtggtctattattatgatttgatatatataggttaaacctataactcaccaacatttttgttgacgttttaagcatgtttattctcacgtgattattaagagcttccgctgtcgcatacttaaataaggacgagatttggagtccatgcttgtatgatattgtgtaaaaactgcattcaagaaacttattttgttgtaacatatttgtattgtaaaccattatgtaatggtcgtgtgtaaacaggatattttagattatcattatttgataatctacgtaaagcttttaaacctttattgatgaaataaaggttatggtttattttaaaatgaatgcagtctttgaaaaacgtctcatatagaggtcaaaaactcgcaacgaaatcaattaatatggaacgtttttaatcaataagaacgggacatttcagttggtatcagagcgttggtcttagagaaccagaattttgcattagtgtgtcttatcgagtttgttaggatgcattagtgagtctggacttcgaccatgtttacttgaaaaatgattgcttaacaaattttgttggaaactatatatttttaacatgtgaatattatgtgatatattaatctcttaacgcgtttgatattatgtgatagatgtctacctctagaacaagtcccattgactcacctaataataatgaagagtcaaatgtaaattggaatgattcgtggactgattcacaagttcccgaagaggaacaggaagaagagtcggaaccagaagaagaatcggaaccggaagaagaatcggaaccggatgaagaaatagaaccggtgggggaaataataaaacggttaagtaaaagaaaatcctcaaccaaccgaccaaggttaattatggtcaatggtgtttccgctaaggaagcaaaatattgggaggattaccaattctccgatgaatcggattctgacgagaattccgatgatgttatagaaattaccccaactgaatttaaaaaggcaaaagaaaataataagggaaagggcataaaaatagagaaatctaattccaaccccgatgaactttatatgtatcgtcaacccccgaagtccttaagttgtaacaatgacccgggaacctctaaaccaccaggtttttctaaaccaatgtggaaaacgacagctcgtattaggggaacatcatatatccctag of the Rutidosis leptorrhynchoides isolate AG116_Rl617_1_P2 chromosome 5, CSIRO_AGI_Rlap_v1, whole genome shotgun sequence genome contains:
- the LOC139849958 gene encoding uncharacterized protein, giving the protein MEVAVHNESNSIWAKIIKSLYGPNGGFETDSPHRLSSNRGTWKFVIDAGKRLDSIGLPFNTSFVKTAGNGATTSFWNEVWIGDECLRNKFKWMYQLEEKNDATVQDRIVKIGDICSGSWCWTRSPLGRALGELENLSNMINSFVFRNIDGDSWSWNMTSSGRFTTKALTDLIEEKIFAGNTLHIETQCNNLIPKKIEVFTWRARLRRLAVRVMDLDSILCPLCNNDIESVEHSLILCQNAMEVWKKVYNWWGFTNVSNLSISEAFLGRSSHRLSPLQEKAWQAVECVSGYLIWKNRNQKIFNNKTWNSPMALNEVQVKSFEWISRRIKGRSIDWLMWLSNPISCVA